In Rosa rugosa chromosome 4, drRosRugo1.1, whole genome shotgun sequence, the genomic stretch GCGGAGCGACGTGAGCCATTGATCCACTCACCGCTTGATCAGGACCGTCCATTGTGAAATGGACCAATCTACTTATATGTGTTGATCAGATCAAGGAGGGGGGAGGAAGTGAGAAACTTCTCGCAGCACCGCCTCATCTCTCTCTTGAGCTCTATCTGGAAGTCTCtggaggaaaaaagaaagaaacggaGGGGAGAAGGTTAgtcaaaaaaagagagaagaaaacccATCCATGGGGTGCCTGATCGCTCCCAACTCCGTACCAGCTCTCCTTAGAggatagatagagagagagagagagaaggttttGGGTATTAAATAAAAAGGGTCAGGATGTTACAAATAATCACACTTATTATTAACAATAAAAAAAGAACATGGCATATGTCACCTATTTATTAGGTCTCTAGGCAACTCTACATGTGCTATTATAGACTTTAGCACAGATGattccaaaatctaattaaACCCAACATCAATTTGGGTCTCACAGCTTTCTTCGATCTCATCTGTGCCAAACTCCTAAAATCCCCAATTTCTATCAAGAACCCTAACTCTTTATCTTTCAATTCTGCAAATTGAAAAATTCAATCAACATCTGCGATATCTAGTATTTCACTCATCAAATATTCTCCATTTCTTCTTGACTCGATCCCCTCACCAACTTAATCTCCAAGAGTACAGCTTCAATTCCCTGAATTTGTCATGGCCGGCCACAATCAAAGATCAAAAGCCATCGGAAAATCGGATTTCGAAAACGATGTGTGATGATGGCAATGCACCAGAAAACCATTCTACATCCTCATACGCTGTGTTTCTATGCTTCTCTCTGCTCACACGACCACTCTGTGTTTCGATGCTTCAGATCAGGAATATGATTTTGTGATAGAGATTAGAGAGGGTTGGTGATAGAggtgttgtaataattattattttgcATTTCCTCAAGCGTTGGATTGAGATTTGCAGCAGATATTCTggttttttcttgattttaatCATCAGAAAGTCTCGGGGCGTTGCTTATTTCTGTGCTGAGAAGTAGAAGAGCAGGCCGCCTAGCGCCCAGTCAATGCCCAGGCCGCCCAGCACTCGCCTAGGCGCCCGCCGAAACCCATTCCGATTTTTGCAGTCGACTAGCTCAAAATCGGGGCGGTCACCCCACGCCTAGCACCTAAGCGGCCGCCCAgagcgatttttagaaccttgatttaGACCTACTTTTATCCGTTTACATTTTGGCTCAAAAAGTCTCGATGTATCCTTAGAGTGTGATGTGTCTAGTAGCTTTATTTGTGGAGAAAAAGAACATTAACATTCTAAATATACTAAATCTCATAGCACTGTTCATAAAATGAAGTGACGGTTTTACCCCCGGCTTTTGACTCAAATTACAATTCTGGCAtaacctttcattttttttaaaaaaaattctgccatattcttttttttctttttttgaaatatatatatatatatattttttttttgtatttgtaaatttctacaaatcatggaaaaaatttatttgttgttgtaTCCCATTTGTTGCTAATCTACtattaacaacaaaacaaattataTTCTAAGTAGCGCCTATATTTTTTAGATTACCAGTATTCATCTATTACAtagaaaacttaaaaaaaaaaaaaaaaaaacccgcaACGTAGCGCGGGTCAATTTTGCTAGTTTACTACTGTTCAGTTTACTTTGTCCAATCTGCCTACATTATTTCGTGCATTTTCATAAACAACTTATCCCTTTGACTCATGTATGCCACTTCAATGACTGTTTAATATTCGAATAGGGTAATTACCAAAACTCGATTATCCATGGCCCAGTGTGTGTACTTTAGTGAAACTAATTTCTTGACAAAAATAATTAAAGAGGCTTCGTATGgattcacatttttttttttgaaaggggtttggaacgcagcctaactgggaggctcagccccacgcccgacTCACGTTATTATATTAATTGTATAGTTTTGCaacgggggggacataaaacctgaaccccgtacTACAGAAGAACCACCACAattatcctcatagagaacatcctgaatgatagcaggagtctcatctaaccaaacatcatcaatagcaaaacAACTAGCAAGGTGAGCCAGCCTAtccgctacaccatttgcttcacggaaaATATGTCTAATCCTAACTGACTGAAAAGCTGTAAAGTAATCCTTACAATCATCTAGAACCCTATATAACTCAAACCCTAATTGATATTATCCACCACCCTtgttaattttcattcaagATCACGATCCAATCCATATTTTCTAGGCTATGAAGATTAAGATGGATAACAAGTTAAAGGTAAAGACTATACCAGAATAACTGAAAACATTCACCCGGTAAGCTCAGATAGATAGGCCACCTAATTTATTAGTAATTTTTTCATAAAAGGAAAGAACTAAAGATATTAATCTCATAAAATCTCTCAATATATGCATAACAACACTATTGCACACAAGTATATCCTATAACCAGAATTGTAATTGAATCACGTATAGTCACAAGTGACAGGACATTGCATGATAATGCATTAATTGATATGTgtgtataaaatataaatagcgCTCAAGGACATGTGGAGCAGTAATCCTTAGCCTACTGTCCAATAGTTGGTATAACATTAGTAGCGAATATAAAGAACAATTTAgcgcatatatatatagcagCTTCATTAAGAACTAAAGTTtgtctataataaattatttttctaaaaaaagaaaagagagagtaAATTCTCTAAATCATCTCTTGAAATGTTACCAAATTTAAATAAGAGACACAAAGTTAAACGAGAAAATCCATGTAAATTGAAACATGGTTCATAATACTTCATATACGGTACGTACTACATTTAGGCTGTGTTTGGTACAATAGATTGTATTTGATTAGAAAACCAATCCTGATCAAGCTTGACTAGATTGGATTGGAGATTTCCAACTCCTATCCAATATTATGTTTGGTGAGTTATCCAATTACGGCTGATTGGATAAGCCAATCTGATTGAATTCCATCTTGCTTTTGTCTCAAAACCCCCAATAATGGACTCCTCATCCCCAACTTCTCTTGCCTCGCCAAAATCCTCTGAGAAAACTTCATCACCTCTCTAATGGAGGTCGCCACCTTCCGAACACCGTCTTTCAAGGAAGTCACCTACTTCATCTCGAGTCTCAAGTCGTCGGAGAAGGCGCTCTAGGAGCTCAACAAGAAGCTTATTGCCTCTGAATCCCGCAACGGGGCCATGTGGGGTGTCAAATTGTTCGCCTGAGATACCAAGACTGACGTCATCCTCCTCCATTTTCTCTAAGCTTGGGATTTCTGGGTCGCCGACACTTTCAACATGATAATCAAGTGCTTGGACTGGAGGAAAGAGTTCGAAACAAATGGCATCATCGAGGAAGACCTGGGATCTAAAAAGCTCGAAGGTGTTGTTGCTTATATGCATGGGTTTGATAGGTCGGAGATGGCCGCAGATGGCCAGGAAGCTTTACCATGAGTATAAGAAGATGAAGGTCGCTGAAAAAGAGAGAGTTGGAGAGGTTATGTTTATCGCTGAGATCGAAGACAGAGACTCGCGTGGCTGGATTTAATTTATCTTACTATTTCAACAAGATTTCTTATCTGAGTCTGATTGGATACAAAATTTCTAACCCAAACTTATTTGGGCCTCCAAACATCACAAGTGGCCTGATTGGATACATGTATTCCTATCCACTCTATAAATCAGGCAAAACAAACGCGCCCTTAGTCCTCTATTAATAGCAGGGACGTAGCCACGTTATGGGCAAAATTCTTCGAATAATTTACATAGTATAAGTGGGCGTCTATACTAGTAGTCAGACCTTAGTCGAATTGGTAAAGTGTAAAGAATTTTAACTCCTTGCAGacctgggttcgagtctcctaGGGGTGGTTTTTTGTTATTAACCAATatatttttcccttttttacatcattttcttctctttattttttacatcattttcttctatttagttcatgttcttttttatttttgtctctttcctcattttctcctccatttttctttttttttcccccttcttTTGTTACAACTTTtctattagatttttttttaaaaaatttcttctcttaAAAGGCAAATCTTGTCTGTTTTTCTTTGCTCTTTCCACATTTTGTTCTCCTTTAGGCAGTTGGTGAGGACACATCATCATTATTATTTCAAAGGTACGTTGTTCCCTGCCCGCTCATCATCACCGTTGCACATTGTTCCAAGCTCCAAGCatccccaacttcaaatccaaTACTGTTATGACTGTGCTGGGGTAGTAATGCCTCCAATAGTTCACCATATTCATTATTAGTACCAGAAGCCTAGATCTGATGTACAAGTTCTTGGAGCCTCAAACTGATCACAATTAGTAAGCACGTCCTCAACATCAACTTAACCAAATGAACCAACCTCCTGCCCAACGTGGGTGGCAGTACTACCAATACCACCACCTTGGGCACCAAGTGCACTATCGGCAGCTAATATTGACTTTAACAGTAACAGGATTTCCCGTGCTCTTTCGTTCATCTCAAGGAATTGTGGTATAGGCACCGGTCCAGATCTAGGAGGTTGGTCATGACTGATGAGTAGTTTTGACTGTCTGGAAAATCTTTATTGGAAAAGAGTTTGCAGTATGTACTGTACTATTTATCGGAGACTGTCTGGAAAATCTTTATTGGAAAAGAGCTTGGCTTCTATGTACTGTACTATTTATCACAATTAGTAAGCACGTCCTCAACATCAACTTGAAGCCAAGCAGTCTCCGATAAATAGTACAGTACATACTGCATCTTTATTGGAAAAGAGTTAAAGGACGATAGTCGTGCGCCATGGCTTTGCAGGGAATGAAGATTGTTAAGTCTGTGGTGGCTAGGCGGTCCGTCCGGTTCGGTGgatcttctttctttctggcgCGGTACGGGGATCCCTGTCCACCGTGGCACTGCAGTTTTCGGTGAGATGGACGATTGGTTTGGGCGCGAGGCTGCGCGGTGTAAATGGTGGCGGTACCCAGACTACATCAGTGATGCGATGGTTCGGTTCGACGGCGCAGGGAGGGTCGGTGCTTGACTGCCCACTTGCTTGGGTGTCCACAGCTTTTTCAGATGGGCCGGTGTTTGGGTGCCGAAAGTATTTCCACTTGGGCctagattttttatttaacTCAGGATTTGGGCCGGATTTGGACTCGAATTTGGGACTCGGGTCGCATCCAAATTCGGATATTGGATTAGAGACAGATGCTCAATTTGTGCcagtattggttctggttcttggtAGTTTATCTGCTAATGTCTGAGTTTTTGACACCTTCAGTTACTTTCTAACTCTCGGTGAGCGAATCACTTCTCTTTGGTGATCATATCACCAGTTACTGTAACATTTACACTACTTCAGCATCTAGTCGTATATATCGTGGTTAATTTTTCATTCTAGATGCGCTTGTGTatcttgttatgctttattattattatttttaaatttttttttatgctatTATATTGCCACAAGCACTTCTTAACTACATTTAATACAGCTTGTcgtcttttcattaaaaaaaaacgtttcttaatgtttggctccaaaaccagtctggcgtgcaaacagtctcttttgagtgcgcaTGCGTGCTAGCActgtggggtgcagtcgtcggggcgtccattgacctgacttcttctcaaacgctGTGGCTGTGGACAAGGAGaacaccaacctcgtcaccaggttcttttctctgcctttcggaaaatgactttttgccttacgggtaagggcttgtggtgtgatctcttgcgtcaccgagtcgatacttagtgttgtagactaagcagaccaatcaccgggaagtaggagaaagcacgggttttgctaaagcgtgactttagcttcactgggttgcgagggcgttacccttgcttcgctggttttcaactaggttgaaggtaggttttctccggagagactttgataatcgtTGAGAATCATTGTCTTTTTTTGTgcccttgaaacctggtatttataccttagggtttcgactgttccttgacatagaaggattattaattgaagtttcctattcaatctccgctacttgattccaataagggctcattttccttatggatctcgGAATGGAcgaagctataacccaaacccaagcagACTTAATTTTGGGctgcaggtatcggcccgctatacTGAACCCCCTAAAGGgttcttgccaaaaatacttttgggctcaaacatttaAATCTCAACATAATCATATAACGCCGAGAAGCAGGAATTGGAAACGGTGGAATTAATATTGTACATAGTTAAATAGATGGATGGTTCACTAATACTAATTCATAATCAAGCCCAGTCATGATCACCTCCTCTTGTTCTCTATTAGCTTTATTACTTGAGACAGGTGTTGATCgaagatcataattttcctcAAGAGCTTAGTCAGCTTACTGGAACATTAATGGGTTTTTCAACCCCCCGGCCCGCTCATGATCACATTTTGATAGTCTGCACTGATATCATTACATTGTTCCAAAGTCCAAGCATCCACGACATCAAACCCGGTATTATTGTAGCTCTCCTGGGGTAGTAGTGTCTCAAATAGGTCACCGTATTCATCAGTACCACTCTCCTCTGAAACTTCATTGAAATCCGGAGCTGATGATATGGTTAATTTTGGGGCCTCAAACTGTCTACCATTATTACCAAGTACACCGTCAAAATTACCGAATGAACCAACCTCTTGAACAACATTAGTTGCACGACCAACACCACCGGCTTCGTCGCCACCTCCACCGCCTGCAGCTAATGACTTTGACATCATTAGGGTTTCCCATGTTCTTAAATTGAAGTCAAGGCACTGTGGTGCTGGTGATGCTGGTTTGAGTAGTTTTGACTGTCTCACAAATCTAGCTTCTGCTTGAAGCCTAGCACTTTCCCACTGAGCTATGTGGCTGAGGTTTGAGAGGTTCTTCGGGTCGCCATTAGCAGAGGCAAGGATGGCGGTCTTGGGCCTGTGGGTTACAGGATCAAACCCTATCTTGGCTAACCTCTTCTTTAGATGAGTGTTCCAGTAGTTCTTTATCTCATTGTCTGTTCTCCTTGGTAAGTTCGCAGCTATGGCTGACCACCTAATACACATTTACCCCAAAAACTAAGCATCACCATGTTTGTATAATATCGAAAAATATGCACTTTTAAATAgtattatcattttttttttggcaatgagTATTTGGATTGGGGTAAGTAGACAGAAACTTTTTGTGAAAAACCCCACTTAAATGATAGAATTGTGTTGACAAATAATTTTATCATTTAAGTGAGgtttttcacaaaaaaaaatttctctctaCTTTCGGAGACCCTAGCAAGGAACTACGAAAGTACAAAGACGTTTCGAAAGCATATGGTGTTGCAAATCTAGCCCACTGGGATCTCAAACTCAAATTCTCTAGTCTAAATTTAATGTTCAGTTGAACAAATTAAACAGTGACAGCTAACTATAAGTCAAACTAGGGCCTCACGGACGTTAAAACTATATCTTTCATTAGATGTATCAATTATATATGTTTACGATTTTGTATCTCgatgatcatgatcatgatcatgattTTGTGTCAAGTATCTTGGACGTACAGTATATTTGGATTTGCTTtgatataatatatattatgttCAGGTGTTATATACATGTATATCAAAAACTTGTTGGGATTGTAAAGATGGGATACATGAACCAACTTGCAAGTTCTCAAAACCTACAATATAATGAACTTGATGACTTTAATATAACCTACTGATAAAACCAAGAACTAAAAATAATTAGTAACCTGTTGCCGAGAAGTGCATGAAGCTGAATGATGGTCTGGTCTTCCTGCAAACTGAAATTTCCTCTCTTAATAGCAGGGTTTAGGTAGTTTCTCCATCTTAGCCTGCAGCTCTTCCCACATCTTTGTAAACCTATCATACATACCAAAACAGCAgaccaaaaataaagaaacacaTCAACAAAtgaaaggggagagagagagagagagagagagtaccagCTTTCTCGGGCAAGGACCGCCAGCTTCCATGGCCATGTTGTTGAATGAAAGCAAAGAGCTTCTTGTCCTCTTGCGGAGTCCATGGCCCTCTTTTTATCTCCGAAGTCGTAGCAGTGCTGTTAGTTAACGTTCGGGACTTCCCCATGATAAAGATTCGCTATAGCTGCCTCCGCTATACTCTTGATTTCCTTCCCTTTTTCGGATTGAGAATTCCCAATCAAGGTATGACCAGAATGGGCGCCATTACCTACATATTTATATTGGTTGAAGTAACTACGGGAATTTCTTTATGACCAGACTAACCTTTTGTTTTCAGGACTATTGGTTTTGCTTAAATTAATTGGTTGGAGCCATGTTATAGTTAATGATAtgagtaatgctaggtgaaccacctTTTGAGAAACTACCTAGAGCTCACCTTAGATGGCAGTTTATGTGGCTATGCCACATCATCACAGCATAATTTCTgattcttttatatttttatttttcttaattacgaaaattctttttcttttttcactttcttgattttatcttttaaacccttttttttttttctgatctATTCTATGACGTCTTCATATCCGTTGTTCGGTGTTGCA encodes the following:
- the LOC133706707 gene encoding transcription factor MYB106-like, producing the protein MGKSRTLTNSTATTSEIKRGPWTPQEDKKLFAFIQQHGHGSWRSLPEKAGLQRCGKSCRLRWRNYLNPAIKRGNFSLQEDQTIIQLHALLGNRWSAIAANLPRRTDNEIKNYWNTHLKKRLAKIGFDPVTHRPKTAILASANGDPKNLSNLSHIAQWESARLQAEARFVRQSKLLKPASPAPQCLDFNLRTWETLMMSKSLAAGGGGGDEAGGVGRATNVVQEVGSFGNFDGVLGNNGRQFEAPKLTISSAPDFNEVSEESGTDEYGDLFETLLPQESYNNTGFDVVDAWTLEQCNDISADYQNVIMSGPGG